The proteins below are encoded in one region of Marinobacter sp. F4206:
- a CDS encoding TRAP transporter substrate-binding protein translates to MKLLKAITGIAGAIALTTGSAFADDLRWKMPVAFATNLPGLGSPAAWVADNLTTASDGSIQVRVYEPGKLVPPFDILQSVSDGKVSAGYTWIGYDQGKVPAIPLFAAVPFGMKPPAYIGWYYYGGGHEMLQETYANKGFNVHAQLCGIIGPETAGWYSEPIETLEDYKGLKIRFAGLGGKVLEKLGASVTMMPGGELYQALEKGTIDATEFSMPAIDQILGFNQVVKYNLFPGWHQQFTAQYMLINKDEWARATEAQKALVEASCTAATTRGLAEGEYKNGKVLAEFQEKGVQADQIPRDVLLKLREVTQEVLEEEASKDADFKRVYESQQEFMESYKVWDTRAYVPADL, encoded by the coding sequence ATGAAACTCTTGAAGGCCATCACCGGTATCGCCGGTGCGATTGCCCTGACGACGGGTTCCGCTTTCGCAGACGACCTGCGCTGGAAAATGCCCGTCGCCTTCGCAACCAACCTTCCGGGCCTCGGTTCTCCCGCTGCCTGGGTTGCAGACAACCTTACGACCGCTTCGGATGGCAGCATCCAGGTCCGTGTCTATGAACCCGGCAAGCTGGTTCCGCCGTTCGACATCCTGCAGTCTGTCTCAGACGGCAAGGTCTCTGCCGGCTACACCTGGATCGGCTACGACCAGGGCAAGGTGCCCGCGATTCCCCTGTTTGCCGCTGTTCCATTCGGCATGAAGCCCCCGGCCTACATCGGTTGGTATTACTACGGTGGCGGTCATGAAATGCTGCAGGAAACTTATGCCAACAAGGGATTTAACGTGCACGCGCAGCTGTGCGGCATCATTGGGCCTGAAACAGCGGGTTGGTATTCCGAGCCCATCGAAACACTGGAAGACTACAAGGGCCTGAAGATCCGCTTCGCTGGTCTCGGTGGTAAGGTTCTCGAAAAACTGGGCGCCTCTGTCACCATGATGCCCGGCGGCGAGCTATACCAGGCACTGGAAAAGGGCACCATTGATGCCACCGAGTTTTCCATGCCCGCCATCGACCAGATCCTCGGCTTCAACCAGGTGGTCAAGTACAACCTGTTCCCGGGCTGGCACCAGCAATTCACAGCCCAGTACATGCTGATCAACAAGGATGAGTGGGCACGCGCCACTGAGGCTCAGAAGGCGCTGGTTGAGGCTTCCTGTACTGCGGCTACCACCCGTGGTCTGGCTGAGGGCGAGTACAAGAACGGCAAGGTTCTGGCCGAGTTCCAGGAAAAGGGCGTTCAGGCTGATCAGATCCCCCGCGACGTTCTGCTCAAGCTTAGGGAAGTCACTCAGGAAGTGCTTGAGGAAGAAGCGTCCAAGGATGCCGACTTCAAGCGTGTTTACGAGAGTCAGCAGGAGTTCATGGAATCCTACAAGGTGTGGGACACCCGCGCCTATGTTCCAGCGGACCTCTAA
- a CDS encoding TRAP transporter small permease subunit, whose product MTVSDKGSSSDVHASASDAGQFIHHHTEFPTTRLSEVLDGVISAIGKSASWLWIVVTGVIIYAVVGRYAFGQGSVTLEEVQWHLAGAGWLLGLGYTLVTDDHVRVDVIHERLSLKGQAWIELLGLVFLLLPFLVLAVYEMIPYAVSSWEQGETSQAPAGLPYRWILKGVLALSFVLLIIAALSRLMKVTALLFGFPKPIRVESGDNKKEDAS is encoded by the coding sequence ATGACAGTGTCTGATAAGGGCTCTTCGTCCGATGTCCATGCATCGGCGTCGGATGCCGGTCAATTTATTCATCATCACACCGAGTTTCCGACCACCCGGCTGAGCGAGGTCCTGGACGGTGTGATTTCTGCGATAGGGAAGAGTGCCTCCTGGCTCTGGATTGTGGTTACCGGCGTGATCATCTACGCGGTAGTGGGGCGCTATGCCTTTGGCCAGGGTTCGGTAACGCTTGAAGAAGTCCAGTGGCATCTGGCCGGCGCCGGCTGGTTGTTGGGGTTGGGCTATACCCTGGTGACCGATGACCATGTCAGGGTGGACGTCATCCATGAACGCCTTTCGCTCAAAGGCCAGGCGTGGATTGAACTGTTGGGTTTGGTGTTTCTGCTGTTGCCGTTTCTGGTGCTGGCGGTCTACGAAATGATTCCCTATGCCGTGAGCTCCTGGGAACAGGGTGAGACCAGCCAGGCGCCGGCGGGCCTGCCTTACCGCTGGATCCTCAAGGGCGTTCTGGCACTGTCTTTTGTGCTCCTGATAATCGCTGCCCTGTCCCGTCTGATGAAAGTCACTGCCCTGCTTTTCGGCTTCCCGAAGCCAATCCGGGTCGAGTCCGGTGACAACAAGAAAGAGGATGCGTCCTGA